GCCCAGGAGCCGTTCGGCAACGCGGTTCACACGGCGCTCTCGACCGATCTGGCGACCAAAACGGTGCTGATCACCGGCTGCGGGCCGATCGGCCTCTTCGCGGTGGGCATCGCCCACGCGGCGGGAGCGCGGCGCATCTTCGCCACCGATGTCAATCCGAACCGTCTGGAGCTGGCCCGCACTATGGGCGCGACTCATCCCGTCGATGCGCGCGGCGATGTGGTGGGCGAGATCATGGCGGCGACCGACGGCGCGGGTGTCGATGTGCTGCTCGAAATGTCGGGCAACGTGGCGGCGATCAACCAGGGCTTCAAAAGCCTGCGCTTCGGCGGCTACGCCGCGCTGCTTGGCCTGCCGGGCCGTCCGCTCGACAACTTCGATCTGGCAAACCATATCGTCTTCAAAGGCGCGACGGTCTACGGCGTCTCAGGGCGCAAAATGTACGAGACGTGGTATCAGACGCGCGCGCTGATCGGCGAGGGACGAGTCGATATTCGTCCGATCATCAGCCACCGCATGCCGCTCGACGATTTCCAGCAGGCATTCGAGATGATGATCGACGGCGAGGCGGCCAAAGTCGCGCTCTTCCCAAACGGCATGAGCTAATCGATCCTTACAGGAGGCAGCATATGCCCCAGCCATTTGATCAGGTGATCCAGGCCCAACTGAACGAGCTAAAAGAGCAGGGCGTGTATCGCAAGCTGCGCATCCTGAGCGGCGAGCAGCGACCGCGCTCGGTGATCGATGGGCGTGAGGTGATCAACCTGTCGTCGAACAACTACCTTGGACTGACCACCCATCCCAAGCTGTGCGAGGCGGCCAAAGCCGCGATCGACCGATACGGCGTCGGCACGGGCGCGGTCCGCACGATCATCGGCACGATGGACATTCACGAGGAGCTGGAGCGCAAGCTGGCGCAGTTCAAGCATACCGAGGCCACGCTGGTGCTTCAGAGCGGCTTCACGGCCAACCAGGCCGTTCTCGGCACGATCCTGGGCGACAGCGACCTTGTGATCTCCGACGAGCTCAATCATGCCTCGATCATCGACGGCGTGCGGCTGACCAAAGCGGCGCGCAAAGTCTACAAGCACAACGACATGGACGATCTGGAGCGCGTGCTGGAGGAAACCAGGAACAGCCAGCATCGCATCATCCTGATCGTCACCGACGGCGTCTTCTCGATGGACGGCGACATCGCGCCGCTGCCGCGTATCGCCGAGCTCGCCAAACACTACGGCGCGGTGACAATGGTCGACGATGCGCATGGATCGGGCGTGCTGGGCGCGCATGGCAGCGGCACCGTCCATCACTTCGGCATCGACAAAGAGTGGGACATCAGCGTCGGCACGCTCTCCAAAGCGATCGGCTCGGTCGGCGGCTATGCCGCGTGCTCGCAGGCGCTCCGCGAGCTGATGGAGCATCGCGCGCGGCCATTCCTGTTCTCAACCTCGCATCCGCCATCGGTCACGGCAACCTGTATCGCGGCCCTGGACTTGCTACAGAGCGATGAAGGACAGCGGCTGATCGATCAACTTTGGGATAACACGCGCTTCTTCAAGAGCGGCCTGGCGGCGCTAGGATTCAACACCGGCATCTCGGAAACCCCGATCACGCCGGTGATCGTCGGCGAGGGCGCGAAAGCGATGCAATTCTCGGACCGGCTGTTTGCCAGCGGCGTCTTCGCCCAGGGCATCGCCTACCCGACGGTTGCCCGCGACAAAGGCCGCGTGCGAACGATCGTCACGGCCACGCACACGCGCCAGGATCTGGAAGAAGCGCTCACCGTCTTCGAGCATGTCGGTCGCGAGATGGGCCTGATTGGGAGCGGGTAGTACCATGCGCGCGCGCCAAACGGCGTGGTAAAATAGAGCGTGAATGTAGTTGCCGAATAGGCAGGAGGATGCTATTATCGAAGCCGCAACACTAGCGCGTCGTGCGGTGACGGTAGCCGAGGACAAGCAGGCCCACGACATCGTTATGTTGGACCTGCGCGGGCTGACCACCATCGCCGACTACTTTGTGCTATGTACTGCTGAGAGCGAACGTCAGATCAGGGCAGTGATCGAGGCGCTCGACGAAGCGCTGGTCAAAGGTGGGGCGCATAATCCCAAGATCGAGGGCTCAGCGGAGACTGGCTGGGTGCTGCTCGACTTCAGCGATGTCATCGTCCACGTCTTCTCACCGGAGCAACGGGAGTTTTATCGGCTCGAACGGCTGTGGAAGCAAGCGCAGCCGGTGGTAGTCGTTCAGTAAAGGAACAATCTTCATGAGGGCCACTGCGCGTGATCGGTACCTACTATTTGCTCTAGGCGCTGCGGTTGGTAGTGCTTTGGGCCTCATCGTTGGCGCACTTGCCAGCTTTTGGCTCGGCGATGAGGCTGCCGAAGGCCTTAAGCGTGCGTTTCGGCACCTGTTTGGCCGTGATCGCCAGCCGAACTTTGAGTTGTTCCTGCAATAGCCCGCTGGCGGAGACGTGGCAAGAGCCACAACGCGCTCCAGCCGCCAGCCGAGTCGATCACAACATCGGTCCAGGCCGGATGTCGTAGCGGCGTCCAGGACTGGTGGTACTCGTCGCTGATCGCGTAGAGCACCGTGAGCGCGAGCGCCAGCCAGCGTCGCCGCCAATCTCCGAGCGCCCAGACATAGCACAAGGCCAGCACACCAAACACGGTGAAATGTGCTGTTTTCCGTAGGATCAGGTTGAGCAGGTCGCTGGCCGGACGCGGCAGGTCCGACTGTGACGAAAACCAGAAGATCAGGGCCATCCATGCAGCGGCGGGCAGCCAGCGCAGGATGGCCTTTGTGATTCTGCTTCGCGGATGGTGGCTTCTGCTCACCCGTTCTAACACCTGGAATACCACCTAGCGATGGATAATAAGAGCTGTGCGGTTTAGCTCTATGTAGCTATGCTGTGTAAAGGCTGTGGCGATCATAGGAATAGTAGGAACAAATAGTGCTTCTAGCTCAATATGAGTGATATTACCAGTTGAGATTAACAACAACTTGAATGGTTTTCGTACCACAAGAAATGAATTAACAAAGTCTGCGTCTTTGGTGACAACGACCTTTGCTCACGTTCCGAAATGTCGTTGATTTCGTTGTCAGTTGTACTATTTTTATTTGGCAGATCAAGTGTATGCACAACATCATGCCCCGCCTCCTTCAGACGGAACGCGAGACGACGTGGTAGATGAG
This DNA window, taken from Herpetosiphonaceae bacterium, encodes the following:
- the tdh gene encoding L-threonine 3-dehydrogenase, which gives rise to MIPETMRAVVKARAAAGAELQTVPVPKIGPRDVLVKVRATTICGTDLHIYRWDTWAQSRIRPPMVFGHEFSGDIVAVGDEVTTLKVGDFVSGETHIICGHCYPCRTGQSHICRNVKIIGVDRPGCFAEYIAIPASNAWCNDPQLDPAVAAAQEPFGNAVHTALSTDLATKTVLITGCGPIGLFAVGIAHAAGARRIFATDVNPNRLELARTMGATHPVDARGDVVGEIMAATDGAGVDVLLEMSGNVAAINQGFKSLRFGGYAALLGLPGRPLDNFDLANHIVFKGATVYGVSGRKMYETWYQTRALIGEGRVDIRPIISHRMPLDDFQQAFEMMIDGEAAKVALFPNGMS
- a CDS encoding glycine C-acetyltransferase gives rise to the protein MPQPFDQVIQAQLNELKEQGVYRKLRILSGEQRPRSVIDGREVINLSSNNYLGLTTHPKLCEAAKAAIDRYGVGTGAVRTIIGTMDIHEELERKLAQFKHTEATLVLQSGFTANQAVLGTILGDSDLVISDELNHASIIDGVRLTKAARKVYKHNDMDDLERVLEETRNSQHRIILIVTDGVFSMDGDIAPLPRIAELAKHYGAVTMVDDAHGSGVLGAHGSGTVHHFGIDKEWDISVGTLSKAIGSVGGYAACSQALRELMEHRARPFLFSTSHPPSVTATCIAALDLLQSDEGQRLIDQLWDNTRFFKSGLAALGFNTGISETPITPVIVGEGAKAMQFSDRLFASGVFAQGIAYPTVARDKGRVRTIVTATHTRQDLEEALTVFEHVGREMGLIGSG
- the rsfS gene encoding ribosome silencing factor, whose product is MTVAEDKQAHDIVMLDLRGLTTIADYFVLCTAESERQIRAVIEALDEALVKGGAHNPKIEGSAETGWVLLDFSDVIVHVFSPEQREFYRLERLWKQAQPVVVVQ
- a CDS encoding VanZ family protein is translated as MSRSHHPRSRITKAILRWLPAAAWMALIFWFSSQSDLPRPASDLLNLILRKTAHFTVFGVLALCYVWALGDWRRRWLALALTVLYAISDEYHQSWTPLRHPAWTDVVIDSAGGWSALWLLPRLRQRAIAGTTQSSAGDHGQTGAETHA